The nucleotide window TTCCCTCACTAACAAGACCAATCACCAAATCTTTAAAGGGCTCAAAGGTGTAAATTTTGCTTCCGGAGGATCAGGAATTCTCGACTCGACTGTAAGCATAACCATTGGTTTTCGACTTGTATTATGACACTTGATTACTTTTGTCCAGAAATTACTCTCATACAAAAGCCAGTGATCTGTTTCTGATGAATGTGCCAGGGGAGCACCATTACCATGACAAAGCAGATTCAATATTTCTCCACGTTACGATCGAATATTATGACACAAATTGCTACTGAGCCTACTTATCATTTGCTCTCAAAATCCATCTTCCTTATCAGCAGTGGAGGCAATGATATATTTGCCTATTTTACGAAAAATAACTCTCCAAACACTACTGAAAAGGATCAGTTTGTTGCTACTCTTGTCTCACAATATGAGAACCACTTGAAGGTtgtctttctctttccctgcatTTCATTTTCATGGATCACAACATCTTCACTGCACCTTTCTACTTGATTTAGAGATCCTGAAATTAACATGGCAGGCATTGTTTACTCTTGGAGCAAGGAAATTTGGTATAGTTGATGTCCCTCCCATTGGGTGCTGCCCGTATCCAAGAAGCCTGAATCCTACAGGTGGTTGCCTGGACATCTTGAACGAATTGTCTCTGGGGTTCAACAAAGCTGTGCATTCGTTGATGCTCAATCTTAGCTCAACGTTGGAAGGGATGAAGTACTCGGTTGGAAGTTCTTATGAGGTGGTTTCCGGCATAATAAGAAACCCACAAGCTCTCGGTACGCACACAACCACAATTTTCTTTGTAGCAAAATGACAAGCTTGGGCTTTTAACAAGCACCGTGTCTGCAGGTTACAAGGAGATCAAGACTGCATGCTGTGGAGCCGGCAAGTTCAACGGCCAATCAGGATGCACTCCTAATGCTACCTACTGCTCCGAGCGCCACCACTACCTGTTCTGGGACCTCTTGCATCCAACACACGCGACATCCAAGCTTGCAGGATCAGCCATCTACTATGGCTCGCAACAATTTGCGAGTCCCATCAATTTTAGGCAGCTGGTGGAAGATGAGAACTGAAGTTAGTGAAGAGTCATGTTTTAAGTTAGTGAGGCAAGTGAGAACTGCAGTGTTGCCTAGAATAGGTTTGTTTGGGTACTATGCTGTCACATTACAGAAGATGTGTGTAATTGCTCTCGTCTTTTCTCATATGTTTCTTCTTCTCCCTATCTTCATCGCTTTATGTTGTATTTTGTGGATAATTGGTGGTAAACAACCCCCCACTGAGCTTCAATAGGAACTTCCGTCATGCTCTCTAAATTTCAACTCTGCAACT belongs to Musa acuminata AAA Group cultivar baxijiao chromosome BXJ3-5, Cavendish_Baxijiao_AAA, whole genome shotgun sequence and includes:
- the LOC135639060 gene encoding GDSL esterase/lipase At4g16230-like, which translates into the protein MASTMRVPPLPLHHRHHLPLLVTAAVLALGGAEAGKVPAIYVFGDSTADVGNNNYLQRSNAKANFPPNGIDFPFSRPTGRFSNGYNGIDFLAIHMGFRRSPPSFLSLTNKTNHQIFKGLKGVNFASGGSGILDSTGSTITMTKQIQYFSTLRSNIMTQIATEPTYHLLSKSIFLISSGGNDIFAYFTKNNSPNTTEKDQFVATLVSQYENHLKALFTLGARKFGIVDVPPIGCCPYPRSLNPTGGCLDILNELSLGFNKAVHSLMLNLSSTLEGMKYSVGSSYEVVSGIIRNPQALGYKEIKTACCGAGKFNGQSGCTPNATYCSERHHYLFWDLLHPTHATSKLAGSAIYYGSQQFASPINFRQLVEDEN